In one window of Uranotaenia lowii strain MFRU-FL unplaced genomic scaffold, ASM2978415v1 HiC_scaffold_1860, whole genome shotgun sequence DNA:
- the LOC129759540 gene encoding uncharacterized protein LOC129759540 — IGEDQQMQAEIEVLKNALADKHSQLLAMENACLQESDRQVELEDSIIAWQDKYERLYESHKRVQKVNQNLEDKLLKLVDRNSGERAQLTSDVATLSVRLAQANYNIQNLKREI, encoded by the coding sequence ATCGGCGAGGACCAGCAGATGCAGGCCGAAATAGAGGTGCTTAAAAATGCACTGGCCGATAAGCACTCCCAGCTATTAGCTATGGAGAATGCCTGTCTGCAGGAAAGTGACCGGCAGGTGGAGCTAGAAGATAGTATAATCGCTTGGCAGGATAAGTACGAGCGACTTTATGAATCACACAAGCGGGTCCAGAAAGTGAATCAGAATCTGGAGGACAAGTTGCTAAAACTGGTGGATCGGAATTCGGGCGAACGGGCTCAGCTGACGAGTGATGTGGCCACCCTAAGTGTGCGGTTAGCCCAAGCAAACTATaacattcagaatttgaaacggGAAATT